TTGGTGAGCGCTTTGTCGCCCTGCCACACCCGGCCCGTTTTATCGATGGTCGCCTGCGAGTGGCTGAAAGCTTTGTGCTGGAGGTGCTGCGGCCGCAGCTCGGGGCCGCGCTGTACTATCGCAATCTTGATCCGCCGCGCCAGCAGGAGCCTGCCGATGCTCTGCTCGATCGGTTGTTTTCCTTCGTGCTGCGCCAGAAACGGCCGGAGGGTGCACTTGGTTTGCGGGGTGTTGCTATCGATCCGGCTCACGGTGGCGATGACGCCGGGGTGATCGCTGGCCGCGTCAAGGAAAAGGACGTGGTGCTGCAGGTGGCGCAGCAGCTGGAACGCCAGATCAAGATGCAGCTGGGTTGTCCGGTTGTGCTCAGTCGCGATGCCGACTACAGCCCGCCAGCTGCCAAGCGGCTGGAGATGCTGCAGCAGCAGCCGGTGGATGCCCTGCTTTTGCTCCATGCCCAGGGCTCCCTCAGCCCCCAGGCGCACGGCATCCATCTGTACGTGGTTGGTGGCGACGCCCTGCCGCCGGGTGCCACCAGCCCGGACAGCTTGCGACTGGCGCTGCAGTTGAGCGCCGCCTTGCGCGAGGCCGGTTTTGCCGTGGCTGAGGTCAGCCAGACCACGCTTTTGTCCCTGCCGCAGGGAGACTTGCCAACGGTGTTGATCGAGTTGGGCTATCTGACCCGTGCCGACGAACAGACCCGCCTGACCGAGACCACCGGCCAGCAGGCTCTGGCCGTGGCCTTGCTTGAGGGTCTGAAAGATTTCAGTACCTATCTGCAGCGGCAGAACCGGCCCTGAGCGGGACCGCAGCTCTTGCACTGGTGCTTTGTCTGGCGGGTGGAAGCGGTATAGCCCGTTTGGACAAAAGAGTAACAAGGCCATTTTTATTTTTACGTGTTCAGCCATGGATTCCGCAGGCTGTTTTTCAACCGTCTGCCCACGAAGGAGAAATGCATGACCGATCTGTTTGTGCGCGTCGATGGCCGTCAGCCCGATGCCTTGCGGCCGGTGCGGTTGCAGCGGCGCTATACCCGCTATGCCGAGGGTTCGGTGTTGGCGGCGTTCGGTGATACCCTGGTACTGTGCAATGCCAGTGTCGAAGACGGCGTGCCACCGTTCATGCGTGGTCAGGGCCGTGGCTGGGTGACGGCCGAATACGCCATGCTGCCGCGGGCGACCCAGCAGCGTAATGCCCGCGAGGCCGCGCGCGGCAAGCAGGGCGGGCGCACCCATGAAATTCAGCGTCTTATCGGCCGTAGCTTGCGGGCCATTATCGATTTCGACGCTCTGGGCGAGCGGACCATCCGGCTGGATTGCGATGTGCTGCAGGCCGATGGCGGTACCCGCACAGCAGCCATCACCGGCGCCTATGTTGCGCTGGCCGACGCCATTGGCGGTTTGCAGGCCAGCGGCCAGATCGTGACGAATCCCCTGCGCGACAGCGTCGCGGCGGTCAGTGTCGGTCTGGTGGCGGGTCGTTGCCTGCTTGATCTCAACTACGCCGAGGACAGCAGTGCCGAGGTGGACATGAATCTGGTGATGACCGGTTCTGGCCATTTTATTGAAATCCAGGGCACCGCTGAAGGGCGTCCCTTTGACGAAGTCGAGCTCGATGGCCTGCGCCGCTTGGGGCGGGCCGGCTGCGCTGCCCTGACGCGGTTGCAGCTTCAGGTGCTGGCGGAGCCGGCATGAAACTGCTGGTTGCCACCGGCAACGCCGGCAAGCTGCGCGAAATTCGCCAGGCGCTGGAGGGCACGGATATTCGGGTGGAAGGCCTGGTTGATTATCCCGGCTTGCAGGTGGCGCAGGAAGATGGCGACAGTTTCGCCGCCAATGCCACCAAAAAGGCTCTCACCATTGCCCGTCAGGCCGGCTGCCTGTGTCTGGCCGATGATTCCGGACTGGAGGTAGCAGCCCTCGCTGGTGCTCCCGGAGTTTATTCTGCCCGTTTTGCCGGGCCACAGGCCACGGATGCCGATAATAACGCCCTGCTGCTGGCGCGGCTGGCCGGGGTGCCGGCCGGCCAGCGCCAGGCGGCCTTTCGCTGCCTGATGGCGCTGTGCGACGCCGCTGGCCGCTGTCGTCTGTTCGAAGGGCGGCTCGATGGCGAGATACTGACCCGGCCGCTGGGCGCGGGCGGTTTCGGCTATGATCCGCTGTTCTGGCTGCCTGGGCAGAACTGCAGTCTGGCGCAGCTTGATCTGGCAGCGAAAAACCGCATCAGCCATCGGGGGCAAGCCCTGGCCGCCCTGCTGGCGGCCCTGCGGCAGGGCGGTGATCCCTTGAGCCAGCAGGAACTTCCTCAGCAGACAGGATAGAGTGCATGGATTTGACACCGGAAAGCTACAAGCAGATGCTCGACCATCTCGGCGAGGCGGTTTACTTTGTCGATCCCGAACGTCGGATTCTGTACTGGAATCATGCCGCTGAACTGCTCACCGGCTATGCTGCCGCCGAGTTGGTGGGGCGACTGTGCGCTGATGGCCCGCTGCACCATGTTGACGAGAAGAATACCCCCCTGTGCCAGCAGCACTGTCCGCTCAAACGTTGTATCGACAGCGGTGAGCCGCAGGAAAAACTGGTATTTCTGGCGCACAAGCAGGGCCAGCGGATTCCGGTGATGGTCAAGACGGCGGCCGTGCGCGATGCCGGGGGCAACATCCTCGGCGCGGTGGAGATCTTCACCGATGCGGCCCCCTGGCTGGAGTTGAAGGAGGTTGAATCGGAACTGCGGCGCCAGACCCTGCTTGATCCGCTGACCGGCATTCTGACAGCCCAGGCCTTTGACGATGCCTTGCAGCGCGAATGGTTTCGCTTCAAACGCTATCGCAACCCCTTTTCGCTGATCGCCCTGGAGGTGGATTATTTCCGCTGTTACAGCCAGGTTTATGGCCGAGGCGCCGCGGATCGGCTGCTGTGCTGGCTGGTGCGGCATCTGCGCGCCTCGCTGCGCCGGGCCGATGTGATGGGCCGGATTGAAAACGATCACTTCCGTGTGCTGTTGTCCTATTCCAGCCGCAAGGCCACACTGAAGGTGGCCGATATGATCCTCGAACTGGTGCGCAGCGAACCCTGTTTGGATCTGCCCTTTGCCATGAGTGTCAGCATCGGGGCGGTAATGGTGGAGGAAAACGAGGACTTGCCCCAACTGTTGCAGCGTCTTGACAAGGCCCTGCAGCGGTCGAAGGATATGGGACACAATCAGGTGACCTTCTGGAGCTGACCGGCGGCGGTTGACTTTTGCCGGCAGCAGTGCTACAAGCCGGCAGTCCGTTTTACCTGTTTTTGACACCTCATCGTAAGGAATGACATCCCATGGAAAGAACCTTTGCCATCATCAAGCCGGACGCCTTTGCCGCCGGTCACGCCGGAAAGATTCTCGCCCGCATCTATCAGGAAGGCTTCAAGGTCGTTGGTCTGAAAAAGCTCTACCTGAGCAAGGTCGAGGCCGAGGGCTTCTACTATGTCCATCGTGAGCGGCCGTTCTTTGGCGAACTGACCGACTTCATGAGCAGTGGTCCCTGCGTTGTCATGGCCCTGGAGGCCGATAACGCCATCATGAAATGGCGTGATCTGATGGGCGCCACCGATCCGGCCAAGGCTGCTGAAGGCACACTGCGGCGTGAGTTCGGCACCTCCATTGGTGAAAACGCTACCCACGGCTCCGATGCGCCGGAAACCGCGGCTTTCGAGCTGTCGTATTTCTTTGCCGGTCTGGAACTGCTCTGATCCGGCAGCACAACGGGTGCACAGGAACGCACACAAAGCCCTTCGGACTGGTCGGGGGGCTTTTTTTCGTCGTGGCGGTGGCCGGAGGCTGTCGCAAACGTCGTACGGGAAGCCATGGAAACGCAGCGGGTTGATATTCGGGGACTGAGCCGGTCGGAGCTGGTTGATTTTCTGACCGGGCTGGGCAAGGAGCGGTTTCGCGCCGAGCAGCTGTTCCGCTGGATTTACAAGCGCGGGGTCAGTGACTTTGCTGCCATGACCGATCTGTCGAAGGTGCTGCGCGAGCAGCTGGAGCAGCGTGCCCTGGTTTCGACACTGATCCCCGAAGCGGTCGAGGTTAGTAGCGACGGCACCCGCAAGTACCTGCTGCGGCTGACGGATGGAGCCAGCGTCGAGGCCGTGCGCATTCCGATGGAGAACGGTCGCGCTACCCTGTGCATCTCGTCGCAGGTTGGCTGTGCCATGGGTTGTGCCTTCTGCCTGACCGGCCAGTTCGGGTTTCAGCGCCATCTGACGGCGGCGGAAATTGTCGGCCAGGTCTGCGCCGGATTGCAGGATGGGCCGATTCAGAATATTGTTTTCATGGGCATGGGCGAACCGCTGCACAATCTCGATGCGGTGGTGCGGGCGCTGGAGATTCTCTATGATCCGGCCGGTCTTGACTACAGCTCCCGTAAGATTACCGTCTCGACCTGCGGCCTGGTGCCGCAGATGGACGAGCTGGGCCGCCGTATCACCGTTAATCTGGCGGTGTCCCTTAATGCCACCACCGATGCCGTGCGCGATGTGCTGATGCCTGTCAACCGCCGCTATCCGCTGCGTGAGTTGCTGGCCGCCTGTCGCCGTTTCCCGCTGCCCGCCCAGCGGCGGGTGACCTTCGAATACATTCTGATCCGCGATCTCAATGACAGTCTGGCGGATGCCCGCCGACTGGTGGCCTTGTTGCACGGCGTCAAGGCCAAGGTTAATCTGATTCCGTTCAATGAGCACGAGGGCGCGGCCTACCGCTGTCCCACAGAGGCCACCATCGAGGCATTTCAGCGCCATCTGCTGCAGCGCGGCCTGGTGGCGGTACGACGGGCCAGCAAGGGGCAGGATATCTCCGCTGCCTGTGGCCAGTTGAAGGGGAAGCTGGAAAAAGCCTGAGGTCTCTGGCACAATACCAGCCTTTGTGGCGCGCCCTCAGCGTGCCTTTATCCACACAAGGAGAATCCATGTCTGAACTGACCCTGGGGGTGATCGGCGGCAGTGGCCTGTACGCCATGGAGGAGCTGACCGAGGTCGAGGAAATCCGCCTGCAGACCCCTTTCGGCGAGCCGTCGGACGCCTATATCTGCGGTCGGCTGGGAGCGGTGCGGCTGGTGTTTCTGCCGCGTCACGGTCGTGGTCACCGCTATCTGCCGTCCGAGGTGCCGTATCGAGCCAACATCTATGGCATGAAGATGCTCGGCGTCGATCGCATTCTGTCGGTGTCGGCTGTCGGCTCTATGAAGGAACAGATCGCGCCCGGTCATATGGTGGTGCCGGATCAGTTTATTGATCGCACCACTGGCAAGCGCGCCAACAGCTTTTTCGGTGACGGCATTGTCGGCCATGTCCAGTTCGCCGATCCGCTTTGCCCCGCATTGGCAGAGAGTCTGTATCAGGCGGCTCATGCCGCCGGCGCTACCGTTCATCAGGGCGGTACCTATGTTTGTATCGAGGGGCCAACCTTTTCCACCCGCGCTGAATCCCGCCTGTTCCGCAGCTGGGACGCGGCGGTGATCGGTATGACCAATCTGCCCGAAGCCCGCCTGGCGCGCGAGGCGGAAATCTGCTATGCCACCCTGGCCCTGGCGACGGATTATGATTGCTGGTACGAGGGCCACGAGGATGTTTCGGTGGAAGCGGTGCTGGCTATTGTGCGGCAGAATGTTGCCATGGCGCGCCGCATCATCGCTGAACTGGCCGGCCGACTGGCCGCCGAACGGCGCTGCGGCTGCGGTGAGGCTGCCCGCTTTGCCGTCATGACCGCTCCGGCGGCCATCGCTCCGGCGGCACGTCAACGGCTGTCTCTGATTCTGGACAAATATTTCAAGGACGAAACGGCATGAGCATTCTGGTGGTCGGCTCGGTAGCCCTCGATTCGGTGGAAACCCCCTTTGGCAAGGGCGAAGAGATTCTGGGGGGCTCCGGTACCTTTTTTTCGACCTCCGCCAGTTTCTTTACCGATGTGCAGCTGGTGGCGGTGGTGGGCGAGGATTTTCCGCCGCAACATCTGGAGTTTCTGCGTCAGCGCGCCATCGACCTGAGTGGCGTGACGACGGCACCCGGTCGCACCTTCCGCTGGTGTGGCCGCTATGGCTTCGATCTCAACGAGGCCCAGACCCTCGATACCCAGCTCAATGTGTTTGCCAGCTTCAAGCCGCAGCTGCCGCCGAGCTATCGCGATGCCGACTATGTGTTTTTGGCCAATATCGATCCCGAACTGCAGCTGGAGGTGCTGCGGCAGGTGGTGCGGCCACAGCTGGTGGCCTGCGATACTATGAATTTCTGGATCGAGGGTAAGCGGGCGGCCCTGCTGGAAACCCTGAAATATGTCGACGTGCTGCTGATCAACGAGGGCGAGGCCCGCCAGCTGGCCGAGGAGGTCAATCTGGTGCGTGCTGCCGCCCGCATCCGCAGTTTCGGGCCGAAGGTGCTGGTCATCAAGCAGGGCGAATACGGCGCCCTGATGTTTAGCGAAGGGGCGGTGTTTTCAGCGCCGGCCTATCCGCTGGAGGCGGTATTCGATCCCACCGGCGCCGGCGATACCTTTGCCGGTGGTTTTTTGGGTTATCTGGCCAGCGTGCGGGATCTGTCGACGGAAACCCTGCGCCGTGCCATTGTGTTTGGCAGTGTGATGGCGTCTTTTACCGTCGAGGCCTTCAGTCTCGACCGGCTGCGCAGCCTGGAATTTGCCGAGGTGCGTGAGCGCTATCAGCGTTTTCGGCTGCTGACCGCCTTTGGTGATCTGGACGACTGAGGGGTCTGGGGCCGTTCGGTGCGGTCCGCCAGGCCAGATACGGGAACGGGAGGGAACCATGAATAGATGGCGCTGTTGTATCGCGGTGCTGCTGCTGTCGCTGCTGGCGGGAGCCTGTGCGCCGGCTGGTCCGACCAGCCGCGAGGTGGCCCGCTCCCATTACCGGCTGGGGCAGTCCTATGTTGCCACGGGTGACTACGCCCGTGCCCTGCAGGAGTTGCACAAGGCGGTGGCGCTGGAGCCGCGTGACGCCCAGAGTCAGGCTCTGCTGGCCCAGACCTATCAGTTGCGCGGTGCTTATGACCAGGCGCTGCAGCACTATCAGCGGGCACTGGCACTCAAGCCGGACGATCCGGAAATCGAAAACAACCTGGCGGCGCTGTATCTTGACCGCCAGGAATGGAACGAGGCCGCCAGGCTGTTTCGCAAGGTGGCCGACAATCTGCTGTTTCCCTATCCGGTGCGGGCCCTGACCGGTCTGGGGGTGGCCCTGAGTCGGGGCGGCGAGCCGGTGCAGGCGGTGATGGCGTTCCAGAAGGCGCTCAGGCTGTTCCCCGGCAATCCGACGGTGCTCTATCTGCTGGGAGAAACCTACTTTGATATGGGCAAGCATGATCTGGCGTGCGATGCCCTGACCCAGGCCCTGCGGCTGGAAGAGAACGACAACGGCATCCGTTTCCTCTATGGTGAAAGTCTGGTCAAGCTCGAACGCTACGATGAGGCGCTGGAGCAGTTTCGTGAAATCGCCAACCGCGAGGACGACACGGCTTTGGGCCGCCAGGCGCGCGATTTGGTCCGTTTGCTGGAAAAAAACTAGCCAATGTCGGTCCCTGCCGCTGACCAGGAGCTGGTGTGTGGCTGCCCGGAACTGGCGCACTGGCCGCGCTGCGATCTGGCTGTCGTGCTGGGGTCCGGCTTTGCCCCTTTGCTTGAACAGCTGCCTCTTGAAGCCTGCTGTGATTACAGTCATCTGACGCCGGTGTCCGCCGTCGCCGGACATCGGCTGGAGGTGGTGCGAACCCGGCTGGCGGGGCGTCAGGTGGCGCTGTTCGCTGGCCGGTTGCATCTGTATCAGGGGCTGACGGCCTGGCAGGCCGGTTTGCCGGTGCGGCTGGCGGCGGCGCTGGGCTGTCGGCGTATTTTGCTGACCAACGCCTGCGGTGCCCTCAGCTCGGCTATCGCACCGGGTGATTTTGCCCTGATCCGCGATCATATCAACCTGCAAGG
This window of the Desulfuromonas thiophila genome carries:
- the rph gene encoding ribonuclease PH, which translates into the protein MRVDGRQPDALRPVRLQRRYTRYAEGSVLAAFGDTLVLCNASVEDGVPPFMRGQGRGWVTAEYAMLPRATQQRNAREAARGKQGGRTHEIQRLIGRSLRAIIDFDALGERTIRLDCDVLQADGGTRTAAITGAYVALADAIGGLQASGQIVTNPLRDSVAAVSVGLVAGRCLLDLNYAEDSSAEVDMNLVMTGSGHFIEIQGTAEGRPFDEVELDGLRRLGRAGCAALTRLQLQVLAEPA
- the rlmN gene encoding 23S rRNA (adenine(2503)-C(2))-methyltransferase RlmN, giving the protein METQRVDIRGLSRSELVDFLTGLGKERFRAEQLFRWIYKRGVSDFAAMTDLSKVLREQLEQRALVSTLIPEAVEVSSDGTRKYLLRLTDGASVEAVRIPMENGRATLCISSQVGCAMGCAFCLTGQFGFQRHLTAAEIVGQVCAGLQDGPIQNIVFMGMGEPLHNLDAVVRALEILYDPAGLDYSSRKITVSTCGLVPQMDELGRRITVNLAVSLNATTDAVRDVLMPVNRRYPLRELLAACRRFPLPAQRRVTFEYILIRDLNDSLADARRLVALLHGVKAKVNLIPFNEHEGAAYRCPTEATIEAFQRHLLQRGLVAVRRASKGQDISAACGQLKGKLEKA
- a CDS encoding PfkB family carbohydrate kinase; protein product: MSILVVGSVALDSVETPFGKGEEILGGSGTFFSTSASFFTDVQLVAVVGEDFPPQHLEFLRQRAIDLSGVTTAPGRTFRWCGRYGFDLNEAQTLDTQLNVFASFKPQLPPSYRDADYVFLANIDPELQLEVLRQVVRPQLVACDTMNFWIEGKRAALLETLKYVDVLLINEGEARQLAEEVNLVRAAARIRSFGPKVLVIKQGEYGALMFSEGAVFSAPAYPLEAVFDPTGAGDTFAGGFLGYLASVRDLSTETLRRAIVFGSVMASFTVEAFSLDRLRSLEFAEVRERYQRFRLLTAFGDLDD
- a CDS encoding tetratricopeptide repeat protein, with protein sequence MNRWRCCIAVLLLSLLAGACAPAGPTSREVARSHYRLGQSYVATGDYARALQELHKAVALEPRDAQSQALLAQTYQLRGAYDQALQHYQRALALKPDDPEIENNLAALYLDRQEWNEAARLFRKVADNLLFPYPVRALTGLGVALSRGGEPVQAVMAFQKALRLFPGNPTVLYLLGETYFDMGKHDLACDALTQALRLEENDNGIRFLYGESLVKLERYDEALEQFREIANREDDTALGRQARDLVRLLEKN
- a CDS encoding N-acetylmuramoyl-L-alanine amidase family protein, translating into MNRYALMAGLLAWLVLAGSAQAVVEIGRQAGQVTRIEEVYQVDQVPYLAIDEVLSALGLTGFWHRTQHRYHLKLPAGTATFFPGGQYLKIGERFVALPHPARFIDGRLRVAESFVLEVLRPQLGAALYYRNLDPPRQQEPADALLDRLFSFVLRQKRPEGALGLRGVAIDPAHGGDDAGVIAGRVKEKDVVLQVAQQLERQIKMQLGCPVVLSRDADYSPPAAKRLEMLQQQPVDALLLLHAQGSLSPQAHGIHLYVVGGDALPPGATSPDSLRLALQLSAALREAGFAVAEVSQTTLLSLPQGDLPTVLIELGYLTRADEQTRLTETTGQQALAVALLEGLKDFSTYLQRQNRP
- the ndk gene encoding nucleoside-diphosphate kinase — its product is MERTFAIIKPDAFAAGHAGKILARIYQEGFKVVGLKKLYLSKVEAEGFYYVHRERPFFGELTDFMSSGPCVVMALEADNAIMKWRDLMGATDPAKAAEGTLRREFGTSIGENATHGSDAPETAAFELSYFFAGLELL
- the mtnP gene encoding S-methyl-5'-thioadenosine phosphorylase, translated to MSELTLGVIGGSGLYAMEELTEVEEIRLQTPFGEPSDAYICGRLGAVRLVFLPRHGRGHRYLPSEVPYRANIYGMKMLGVDRILSVSAVGSMKEQIAPGHMVVPDQFIDRTTGKRANSFFGDGIVGHVQFADPLCPALAESLYQAAHAAGATVHQGGTYVCIEGPTFSTRAESRLFRSWDAAVIGMTNLPEARLAREAEICYATLALATDYDCWYEGHEDVSVEAVLAIVRQNVAMARRIIAELAGRLAAERRCGCGEAARFAVMTAPAAIAPAARQRLSLILDKYFKDETA
- a CDS encoding sensor domain-containing diguanylate cyclase — protein: MDLTPESYKQMLDHLGEAVYFVDPERRILYWNHAAELLTGYAAAELVGRLCADGPLHHVDEKNTPLCQQHCPLKRCIDSGEPQEKLVFLAHKQGQRIPVMVKTAAVRDAGGNILGAVEIFTDAAPWLELKEVESELRRQTLLDPLTGILTAQAFDDALQREWFRFKRYRNPFSLIALEVDYFRCYSQVYGRGAADRLLCWLVRHLRASLRRADVMGRIENDHFRVLLSYSSRKATLKVADMILELVRSEPCLDLPFAMSVSIGAVMVEENEDLPQLLQRLDKALQRSKDMGHNQVTFWS
- the rdgB gene encoding RdgB/HAM1 family non-canonical purine NTP pyrophosphatase, encoding MKLLVATGNAGKLREIRQALEGTDIRVEGLVDYPGLQVAQEDGDSFAANATKKALTIARQAGCLCLADDSGLEVAALAGAPGVYSARFAGPQATDADNNALLLARLAGVPAGQRQAAFRCLMALCDAAGRCRLFEGRLDGEILTRPLGAGGFGYDPLFWLPGQNCSLAQLDLAAKNRISHRGQALAALLAALRQGGDPLSQQELPQQTG